The Streptomyces sp. R28 region GCATCGGCATCGGAACCGCCAGTGGCACCGACACCGCCGTCGACGCCGGCGCTGGCACTGGCACTGGCACTGGCACTGGCACTGGCACTGGCACCGTTGGGCCTACGGCTCCTCCCGCCAGCCGTCCCACTCCCCCGCGAACGCGTCCAGCTTCCCCGGATCCAGCCGCCCCTCCTCGTCCCGCAGCACCACCAGCCACTGCGCATCCTCGGCATCGTCCTCCCCGGCCAGCGCATCCCGCACCAACCGCGGCTCCTCATCGATCCCGAACCGCTCCCGGAGCGCCTCCGCGGCCTCCTCCGCCGCGTCACGATCGGGCAGCACCAGCACATGTCTCACATCACTCACGGAGCAATTCTCGGACACCCACGAGAGACGAACCTGCGCCGGGCCCCGCACGAGTTGCCCGGCGTGACCCCGAGTGACCCCGAGTGGCCCAGCGTGGCCCCGACCGGCCCCGCGTGGGCCCGAGTAGCCCCGTGTGCCCCTGCATGGCCTGATCGGCCTAGGCGGCCCGAGTAGCCTCACTGCCCGGAATCAGCCGTCCCGGTCGGGCTTGCGCACCGTCGGCACGCGGTCCAGCTCGATCCCGAACCGCTCCCGGTACACCCGCAGCACCTCCTCGTCCGTGCCCAACTCCCGCTCCTCACGTGTCCCGTCGGCCGCCGTCTCCTTGAACGTGCGCCCGCTGAGCGTGATCCGCCCTCCCTCCTCCGTCACCCGCGAGCACACCAGCGACTGCGTGAAGTGCGAGCCCGGCGAGGTGCTGTGCCACCAGGCCCCGGCCACGAAGTCACCGAGCACCCGCGGCCGCCGCTCCAGCCGGTACTCCGGTCTGCCGTCCATGACGACGTCCAGGTCCGCCGCCTCCTCCACGTCGTGCCCACCGCGCACCCCGGCCGCGTCCGGCCCGGCTTCGACGATCCGGAAGACACCCGCCGGATCCACCTGCTCACCCCGCGCCTCGAAGGCCAGCGGATAGTGACTGTGCGCCCCGAAACCGATGTCCGCCAGCCATGTGCCCCCGTCCACCGTCCGCACCTTCAGCGCCATGTGGTCGTAGGGAATCCCGAGCCGCCCCTCCTTCCCGTGGACCCGCGCCGCGAGCAGCGTCACATCGAAACCCAGCGCGGTGAGCAACGCCCCGAACGCCCCGTTCAGTTCGTAGCAGAACCCGCCCCGTCCAGCCCCCACCACCTTGTCCAGCAGCCGCTTCTCCTCCAGCACGATCTCCTCGCCGACGTGGATCGACAGGTTCTCGAAGGGCACGGTCTGCAGATGGCGCAGATGCAGCTCGCGCAGCACGTCCACGGTCGGCCATGCCGGGTGCTCGACCCCCAGGCGGCGGAGATAGGCATCAACCACAACGGAATCCATGCCCTCAGTCTCCCGCCACCCGCAGCTCCGCGCCCGTACCCGCGACCGCCAGCGCCCCGTCCTCGTCCGTCCGCAGCACCACCGCGCCCTGCGCCCGCAGCGCCGCGACGGTGCTGGAAGCCGGGTGTCCGTACGGGTTGTCCTCACCACAACTGATCAATGCCAGCCGCGGCGCCACCCTGCGTATGAGCTCGGGATCCTGGTACGCCGAGCCGTGGTGGGCGACCTTGAGCACGTCCACGCCGCTCAGCAGTGCCCCCGCCGGCGATCTCAACAGCGCCCGCTGGGCCGGGGGTTCGAGATCCCCGAGCAGCAGCAACCGCAGCCCTGCCGAGCGGACGAGCAGGGCGACACTGGAGTCGTTCGGGCCGTCCGGGGCGAGAGCGGGGTGTGCGGGCGGCCAGACGACCTGCCAGCTCAGTGCCCCAGTACGCCGCTCCTCCCCTGCTGCGGCCCGCGTCACGGGAATGCGCCGGGCGGCCGCCTCCCTGCGTACGAACTCCACCTGGTCCACGGGCTCTTCGTGCCCCGTCGTCTCGATCGCGCCCACCGCGCGCCCGCGCAGCACGCCGGGCAGGCCCGCCACATGGTCGGCGTGGAAGTGGGTCAGCACGACGAGCGGGATCCTGGTGATCCCGAGCGTGCGCAGGCATCGGTCGATCAGTGCCGGGTCGGGTCCGGCGTCCACGACCACGCCCGTCCCCGCGCCCGCCGCCAGCACCGTCGCGTCGCCCTGCCCCACGTCGCACATCGCGAACCGCCACCCGGGCGGCGGCCACCCCGTGACCACCCTGGTCAGCGGCGGCGGCTGCAGAACCACCAGCAGGAGCAGCGCCCCGCAGACACCGCACCACCAGGGGTGCCGCAGCAGTCGCCGGCCGACGAGCAGGAGGACCACCGTGGCGAGGGCGAGCAGCGCCGCGCCGGTCCAGCTGCCGGGCCAGTCCACTCCCGCCCCGGGCAGTGCGGCGCCCGTGCGGGCGACATCCGCGATCCACCCGGTCGGCCAACTCGCACACCAGGCCAGCACCTTGGCCAACGGCATCGCGAGCGGCGCCGCCGCCAGCGCGGCGAAGCCCAGCACCGTGGCCGGTGCGATCGCGAACTCCGCGAGCAGATTGCATGGCACCGCCACCAGGCTCACCCGGGCCGACAGCACCGCCACGACCGGCGCGCACAGCGCCTGCGCGGCAGCCGCGGCGGCCAGCGCCTCGGCCAACCGCGGCGGCACCCGGCGCCGTCGCAGCGCCGCGCTCCAGCGGGGCGCGAGCGTGAGCAGGGCGCCCGTGGCGAGAACGGAGAGCAGGAAGCCGTAACTGCGGGCCAGCCACGGGTCGTACAGCACCAGCAGCAGTACGGCTGTCGCCAGCGCCGGGATCAGTGATCTACGGCGTCCGGTCGCCAGGGCCAGCAGCGCGACGGCTCCGCAGGCCGCGGCCCGCAGCACGCTCGGGTCCGGTCGGCACACGACGACGAACGCGAGGGTGAGCACTCCGCCGAGCAGCGCGGTCGTCCGCAGGGAGATGCCGAGGCGGGGCGCGAGACCACGGCGCTCGACCAGCTGGGACATGCCGGGCGGGCCGATCAGCAGGGCGAGGATGATCGTCAGATTGCTGCCCGAGACGGCGAGCGTGTGCGCGAGGTCGGTCTCCTTGAACGCCTCGTCCAGTTCCGGAGTGATCCGCGAGGTGTCGCCCACCACCAGCCCCGGCAGCAGCGCCCTCGGGTCCGCCGGCAGCCCGTCGGTCGCCTCCCGCAGCCCGGCCCGCAACCGCCCCGCCAGCCGCTGCGCCGCCGACGGCTCCCCCACGACCTCCGGCACCGCCGGGTCCCGCACCCGCAGTACGGCGGCGATTCGGTCCCCGTCGGCGAGCGTGGGCGCCAGCGTCGCGGTCACCCGCAGCCGCGTGGAGGGCAGGAGCCCCAGCCAGGGCGAACGTCGGCCGGTAGCAGGCTGCGACGCCCCGTTGACGTCCTCAGCCCCAGGGGGCCTCAGTGCCCCGTCGACGTCCCCGGACCCCTGGGGTCTCGGCACCCCGTTCACGTCCCCCTCCTCAGAAGACCTCGGCGCCGCGTCGACGATCATCAGCACCGGGGCCCGCGTCACCACCGCCGTGCCGTGCGCCTCCTCTACGCGTCGTACGTCCGCGTTGATCAGCACGGATGTCGGCGCCATGTGATCCCCCTTGACCCGGGGCCGGGTGAGCCGGGGGTCCGAGGTGACCTCGACCTCGGCGGTCACGGTGGCGTACTCCCGCGCCAGCCCGGGCACCGGCCCACGCCGCAGATCGGCCCCGTGCAGCCCGGCGGAGACGGCGGCCGCGGCGACACAGAGCAGGACAGCGGCGACCGAGGTACGCGGCCAGGTGAGTCGCGGGGGCGTTGAGCCCTGCCTACGCGGCCGCGCGAAGTGCCCTGGCCTGGAGTCCTGCCCGGGCACGGAGTCCTGCCTAGGCGCGGAATCCCGCCCATTCACGGGGTCCAGCCCAGACACGGAATCCCGCCCATTCACGGAGTCCAGCCCAGACACGGCGTCCAGTCCGGCCACGGAGCCCACCCCAGCCCCCGCCGCACGACCATCACTAACCCCACCGCGCCGCACCAGCAGCAGTACGCCCGCCGCGATCAGGCACACGACCACCGCGCCGCCCACCCACACCGTGGGGGCGTCAAGCATCACCGCCGCCGTCGCCCAGGCGGCGAGCGCGGGTGGGACGAGTCGGAGGTCCGTCGGTCCTTCCTGCCGGGGGTGGGAAGCGCCGAGCCGGTTTCCGGAGGCGGCGTGAACGGCGGCGCGGGAAGGCGCGAGGTCGGGTGCGCGCACGTCGTGCCTCATGGCTGTACGAGATTCCGCAGATCGGCGAAACGGCGGTCGCCGATGCCATTGACCTCGCGCAGCTCGTCCACCGAACGGAAGCCACCGTGCTGGGTGCGGTAGTCGATGATGTGCTGGGCCAGCACCGGGCCGACGCCCGGGAGGGTGTCGAGCTGGTCCACGGTGGCCGTGTTGAGGGAGACCGGCCCCACAGGTGCGGCCCCGGCGACCGCCGCACCTGCCGGGCCGGTGCCGGGAGCGGCCCCGGGGGCGGCAGCCGTACCGCCGACGATCACCTGCTCGCCGTCCACCAGGAACCGGGCCCGGTTGAGGCCGTCGGTGTTCGTGCCGGGACGCACCCCACCGGCCACACGCAATGCGTCGGCGACTCGCGACCCCGCCGGCAGGCGATGGATCCCCGGCTCGCGCACCTTGCCGCTGACGTCCACGACGATCTCCGCCGCGGCCGTGCCCACGGCACCCGGCGCATCGGCCGCCGAGGCACCGGCCACGGCCTCATCACTCTGGCCCCCTCCTCCGTACGAGGCCGCCGCCCGCACCACCTCGGGCGCCCGCACGGACTGCGCCCGGCCGGCCCAGAAGTGCTGCACGGCGAACCCGGCGGCGAGGACGAGAACCACGGTGAGCGCGACCACGCTCCGCCGCTCCAGCCCACACCTCACCTGCAACCACACCGGCATCCGCTCCCGCAGAGCCGGCCCGACCCGCGTCCGCCAGTCCCCGGCACCCCCGTCACCGGCCCCGGCCCCGGCATGGTCCCCGGCACCCGCACCGGCATCCGGCGTGTCCGGGCCGACCGCCGTATCACCGCGCGGGACACCGGAGCCCAGCAGCACACCGGAGCCCAGCGCCACATCAGCGCGCGGCACATCAGTCCGCGGAACATCCGCACGCCTCGCCCCATCAACGCGCGGCCCACCCAAGCCCCCGGACCAGTCGGCGTACCGATCATCCATACCCACGGCCGCCCGAGCGCGCGGCGCGCCACTCAGGTCCGCTTCCGACTCCTCAACCCCCGCGCACCAATCGGGCTCCTCCCAAAGGAGTCCACGCGGCCCACGCGGCCTACTCGGTCCACGGGAAGCAGGCTCCTCCCCCGCTCCCGCCCTCGCCCCAGCCCCCGAACCAGCCCCCGAACCAGCCCCCGAACCAGCCCCCGAACTCGGGGCATACTCCTCCCCACCGAACGGCGGCCCCGCTCCCGACTCCCGCCACTCCCCGGCCCGTTCGGCGAAAATCACCTCCGCCCTGCGGCGCAACTCCTCCGCCGACGCATGGCGCTGCCGTGCCCGCCCCGGGACATGCATGCGTCGTCGATGGCGGGCTCGGCCGTCGGAGTCGGGGCCGCGCCCCGGGCCACTGGTTGCCGTCGTGGTACGTGTGCGTGATCGAAGTGCCATGCGACGAGGATCGGACACCTCGCCACACTCGCGATGATCTTGCTCAATTCCCGGGGATTACCGCCGAGTTGTGGATAACTCCGCCACCCACACGAGTGACGCACCCCGAAGAGCCCGCCTCCACGGCTGTGGCTAATCCGTCACCACGACCGCCCCCGTCACCTTCACCGCGGCGAAACCACAACCCCCAACAACCCAGGCCCGGTATGCGCCCCGATCACCGCCCCGACCTCACTCACATGCAGCTCAGCCAACCCCGGCACCCGCGCCCGCAAACGATCCGCCAGTGCCGACGCCCGGTCAGGGGCGGAGAGATGGTGCACCGCGATGTCGACCTGCGCGCTGCCCGCCCGCTCGGCAGCGATCTCCTCGAGGCGGGCGATCGCCCTGGATGCCGTCCGTACCTTCTCCAGCGGTCCGATCCGGCCGCCCTCCAGCTGCAGCAGCGGCTTCACCGCGAGCGCGGACCCCAACAGCGCCTGGGCGGCCCCGATACGGCCACCGCGGCGCAGATAGTCGAGGGTGTCGACGTAGAAGTAGGCGGCCGTGCCCCCGGCCCGCTTCTCCGCGGCGGTGACGGCCTCGTCCACCGTGCCGCCCGTCTCCGCCACCTCCGCCGCGGCGAGCGCGCAGAAGCCGAGCGCCATGGCGATCATCCCGGTGTCCACGACCCGCACCGGCACCGGTGCCTCGCGCGCCGCGAGGACCGCCGCGTCGTAGGTGCCGGAGAGCTCGGCGGACAGGTGCAGGGAGACGATGCCGGTGGCGCCGGACTCGGCGACCTTGCGGTAGTGCTCCGCGAAGACCTGCGGGCTGGGGCGCGAGGTGGTGACGGGGCGTCGCTTCTGCAACGCCTGGGCGAGGGAACGGGTCGAGATCTCGGTGCCCTCGTCCAGCGCCTGGCCGCCGACGACCACGGTCAGGGGCACCGCGGTGATGCCGTGGCGCTCCATCGTCCGCGGCGGCAGGTAGGCCGTTGAATCGGTGACGATCGCGACATGGCGGGACATGAGCTGGAGGTTACCTGGCGTAGCGCCCGGGCGGCAGTCCGACCCCTTTCACCTGGGAATGCCTTGACCGGATCAGCGCGGGCTCGGCCGTCCTCAAGTCGTGCTCTCGGGGCGGGGTTTCTTCTGCCAGGGGTACGTCGGGCGAGGGCCGGGCGGCGTGATGGCGGGCCGCGTAGGCTCCTCGGCCCGCTGCGGCTGAGGGCTGTCCGGCCAGGTCTGCTCGGTCGTCGCGGCGGCCTCGGTGGCCGGGGCCTCCGGCCACGGGGGCGGCGGCGGCGACGACGAGGGCTCCGTGGTCTGCCAGTGCCGCAGGGCGCCGGTCTCCACGTCGATCTGCGCGCTGAGGCTGTCCAGGTCGTCGTCGGCGAAGCGGTGGGCCCGGTCGCGGGCCGCCCAGCGCAGCGCATCCGCGGACTGGACGATGCGCTCGGTGCGCTCGCGCAGGTCGGGCAGCCGCTCGCCGAGCGTCGCCCGGTCCGGCTCGGACTCCAGGCGCCGCAGTTCGGCGTCCAGTTCGTGCCCGTGCGCGTTGAGTCGCTGGAAGAGGCCGAGGGACTCCTTGAGGGACTGGTCGTCGGTCGCGCCCGCGTGCAGCGCGTCCTGGGTGGCCCGCATGGAGGTGCGCAGCTTCAGCCGCAGCTGGGCGAGCTCTCCGACCGGGCCCGGCTGGGCGAAGGACTTGGCCCGCAGGGTGTGGTCCTCGACCGTGCGCCGGGCGTGGGTGATGGTTTCGTCGACGCGGCGCTTGGCGGCGCCGACCACCTTCACCGTGGCGTACGCGCCCAGCGCGACGAAGAGCACGAAGAGCAGGGCGACAACTGCGATCACTGCTTCCACGAGCTCCTCCTCCGACCGGCCGCGGCACACACCGCGTCACTCTTCAACGGTAAACGCAGCGGGCAGGCCCGGAGTTCCAACAGAACCCCGAACCTGCCCGTAGGGGATCACCCCGAGCCGATCACCATGCTCACGGCCGCCTCTGAGCCGATCACCATGCTCACGGCAGTCCCTGAGCCGTCCGCCGCGCTCACGTCAGTCCCTGAGCCGCCCGCCACCCTCACGGCGCCCGCCGAGCCCCGCCCGAACCCGCCCGATCGCCGAAGGCCTACGCCGGAACGATGTTCACCAGCTTCGGCGCCCGCACGATCACCTTGCGGATCCCCGCGCCGTCCAGCGCCGCCACGACCTTCTCGTCGGACAGCGCGACCTTCTCCAGCTCCTCCTCGGAGATGGCCGGCGAGACCTCCAGGCGGGCCTTGACCTTGCCCTTGATCTGCACGACGCAGGTGACGGTCTCGTCGACGACGTACGCCGGGTCGGCCACCGGGAAGTCCTGGTGCACCACCGAGTCCTCGTGGCCCAGCCTGCGCCACAGCTCCTCGGCGATGTGCGGGGCCAGCGGCGCGGCCATCAGCACCAGCGCCTCGGCGACCGAGTGCGGCAACGCCCCGCCCGCCTTGGTCAGGTGGTTGTTCAGCTCGGTGACCTTGGCGATGGCGGTGTTGAACCGCATGCCCTCCAGGTCCCCGCGCACCCCGTCGATCGCCTTGTGCAGTGCACGCAGCGTGTCCTCGTCGGGCTCGGCGTCGACCACCGTCACCTCACCGGTGGCCTCGTCGACGACGTTGCGCCACAGCCGCTGCAGCAGCCGGAACTGGCCCACCACCGCGCGCGTGTCCCACGGCCGGGACACGTCCAGCGGACCCATCGCCATCTCGTACAGGCGCAGCGTGTCGGCGCCGTACTCCGCGCAGATCTCGTCCGGAGTGACCGCGTTCTTCAGGGACTTGCCCATCTTGCCCAGCAGCCGGGAGACCTTCTCGCCCTGGTAGTAGTACGCGCCGTCGCGCTCCTCCACCTCGGCGGCCGGCACCGCGATGCCACGGCTGTCGCGGTAGACGTAGGCCTGGATCATGCCCTGGTTGAACAGCTTGTGGAACGGCTCCGCCGAGGAGACGTGCCCCAG contains the following coding sequences:
- a CDS encoding arylamine N-acetyltransferase, with protein sequence MDSVVVDAYLRRLGVEHPAWPTVDVLRELHLRHLQTVPFENLSIHVGEEIVLEEKRLLDKVVGAGRGGFCYELNGAFGALLTALGFDVTLLAARVHGKEGRLGIPYDHMALKVRTVDGGTWLADIGFGAHSHYPLAFEARGEQVDPAGVFRIVEAGPDAAGVRGGHDVEEAADLDVVMDGRPEYRLERRPRVLGDFVAGAWWHSTSPGSHFTQSLVCSRVTEEGGRITLSGRTFKETAADGTREERELGTDEEVLRVYRERFGIELDRVPTVRKPDRDG
- a CDS encoding DegV family protein encodes the protein MSRHVAIVTDSTAYLPPRTMERHGITAVPLTVVVGGQALDEGTEISTRSLAQALQKRRPVTTSRPSPQVFAEHYRKVAESGATGIVSLHLSAELSGTYDAAVLAAREAPVPVRVVDTGMIAMALGFCALAAAEVAETGGTVDEAVTAAEKRAGGTAAYFYVDTLDYLRRGGRIGAAQALLGSALAVKPLLQLEGGRIGPLEKVRTASRAIARLEEIAAERAGSAQVDIAVHHLSAPDRASALADRLRARVPGLAELHVSEVGAVIGAHTGPGLLGVVVSPR
- a CDS encoding ComEC/Rec2 family competence protein; translation: MRHDVRAPDLAPSRAAVHAASGNRLGASHPRQEGPTDLRLVPPALAAWATAAVMLDAPTVWVGGAVVVCLIAAGVLLLVRRGGVSDGRAAGAGVGSVAGLDAVSGLDSVNGRDSVSGLDPVNGRDSAPRQDSVPGQDSRPGHFARPRRQGSTPPRLTWPRTSVAAVLLCVAAAAVSAGLHGADLRRGPVPGLAREYATVTAEVEVTSDPRLTRPRVKGDHMAPTSVLINADVRRVEEAHGTAVVTRAPVLMIVDAAPRSSEEGDVNGVPRPQGSGDVDGALRPPGAEDVNGASQPATGRRSPWLGLLPSTRLRVTATLAPTLADGDRIAAVLRVRDPAVPEVVGEPSAAQRLAGRLRAGLREATDGLPADPRALLPGLVVGDTSRITPELDEAFKETDLAHTLAVSGSNLTIILALLIGPPGMSQLVERRGLAPRLGISLRTTALLGGVLTLAFVVVCRPDPSVLRAAACGAVALLALATGRRRSLIPALATAVLLLVLYDPWLARSYGFLLSVLATGALLTLAPRWSAALRRRRVPPRLAEALAAAAAAQALCAPVVAVLSARVSLVAVPCNLLAEFAIAPATVLGFAALAAAPLAMPLAKVLAWCASWPTGWIADVARTGAALPGAGVDWPGSWTGAALLALATVVLLLVGRRLLRHPWWCGVCGALLLLVVLQPPPLTRVVTGWPPPGWRFAMCDVGQGDATVLAAGAGTGVVVDAGPDPALIDRCLRTLGITRIPLVVLTHFHADHVAGLPGVLRGRAVGAIETTGHEEPVDQVEFVRREAAARRIPVTRAAAGEERRTGALSWQVVWPPAHPALAPDGPNDSSVALLVRSAGLRLLLLGDLEPPAQRALLRSPAGALLSGVDVLKVAHHGSAYQDPELIRRVAPRLALISCGEDNPYGHPASSTVAALRAQGAVVLRTDEDGALAVAGTGAELRVAGD
- a CDS encoding helix-hairpin-helix domain-containing protein codes for the protein MPRADVALGSGVLLGSGVPRGDTAVGPDTPDAGAGAGDHAGAGAGDGGAGDWRTRVGPALRERMPVWLQVRCGLERRSVVALTVVLVLAAGFAVQHFWAGRAQSVRAPEVVRAAASYGGGGQSDEAVAGASAADAPGAVGTAAAEIVVDVSGKVREPGIHRLPAGSRVADALRVAGGVRPGTNTDGLNRARFLVDGEQVIVGGTAAAPGAAPGTGPAGAAVAGAAPVGPVSLNTATVDQLDTLPGVGPVLAQHIIDYRTQHGGFRSVDELREVNGIGDRRFADLRNLVQP